The Lebetimonas natsushimae genomic sequence GCTATCTCCAAAGTTATTATAATTCCGGGAGAAACAAATTATTTTATATTTAAACAGATAGAAAAAAAACTTTATTTAAAAAATTTTTATTGTAATGTTGATGAAGGTTTTTTAAAACCGGATACATATTTTTTACCTATAGGAATGAAAAGAGAAAGAGTCTGTAAATATCTGTATACCAAATCGTTAAATTATCATAAGCAGATTGTAGATAAGATTTTCGGTAAATTTGATTATCAAAAATATAAAAAATATATAATAATAGCTTCAATTCTTCAAAAAGAAGCGGCAAATGTAAATGAAATGAAATATATTTCTGCAGTTATTTATAATAGATTAAAAAAACATATGAAACTACAGATGGACGGTGCACTAAATTATGGGAAATATTCACACACTAAAATTACTCCCGAAATGATTAAAAATGACAAATCTCCATTTAATACTTATAAATATTACGGA encodes the following:
- the mltG gene encoding endolytic transglycosylase MltG is translated as MDKKNKIVPIIAAIEVLIVFIIFILFYLTLPVISNRVIFVPKGSVNHTINYLEKNNFNVGIIDKIILYFTGKPQAGWIDLKKTKMSKFDFLYKLTTSKAAISKVIIIPGETNYFIFKQIEKKLYLKNFYCNVDEGFLKPDTYFLPIGMKRERVCKYLYTKSLNYHKQIVDKIFGKFDYQKYKKYIIIASILQKEAANVNEMKYISAVIYNRLKKHMKLQMDGALNYGKYSHTKITPEMIKNDKSPFNTYKYYGLPKEAVCIPSTEAIIAAIFPAKVDYLYFVKCGNHHLFAKNYKAHLRNMRKCRNK